The region GTTTTACTTAATAAGACAATGGCTAGATCCTACAGATACTCTCTAAATTTCTCGTGCTTAAATTCGCGCTTTATTATCGTTTTCCCGTCTATTACGAGTTCTTGCGCCATGCGCTTAGTAGTAGCGTAGATAGTTTTTATCCCGATATTTTTAGCGAAATTTATCATATTATATGTAGCGCCAAAGTCCCCTTGCACCAGCAATATATCGCCAGCTTCAGCTTCAAGCATCAACTCCTTTTTATATGTGTTTAAAGCATATAGTATATTTTCATCAGATGGGCTAATGTTTGACCACGCGTCATCGGCGATATTTATGATATCTTCGACACCAAAGACCTTTAAGGCCTGACTTTTCTGCTCTTGTGTTAAGCCATGACTTATAAGCACAAACATCTTTTTCATTGCTATTCCTTTTTAAAATTTATCTCCATAAACAAGTTGGGATACTATCTAGCATTTTGGACACAATATGACAAAATAAAATCAAAACAGCCTGAGATTTTATAGACTATGCCACAAACCAGCCATCTTTGAGATGCAAGAGCTCTTTGTCTAGCTTATGT is a window of Campylobacter concisus DNA encoding:
- the csx20 gene encoding CRISPR-associated protein Csx20, producing the protein MKKMFVLISHGLTQEQKSQALKVFGVEDIINIADDAWSNISPSDENILYALNTYKKELMLEAEAGDILLVQGDFGATYNMINFAKNIGIKTIYATTKRMAQELVIDGKTIIKREFKHEKFREYL